DNA sequence from the Sulfurimonas sp. HSL3-7 genome:
GCCGCGGCGCCGGTCGGATGTAAGAAAGTGCAGGTGCAGGCCCGGAACGTTGAGCGACGCCATGAAAGCGGGGGTGAAAAAGCCGGCGAGGCACCCTTCGGCGTCCTCAAAGTCGAAAGTATGCTGTTCGTGCGCCGCTTCGTCGAGCGGGCGGTAGTTGTGCTGTTTAGCAACGGAGCGCGCCTTGACGTGGCTGAAGCGGCCCGTGACGCGGATGGCGTAGAAAAGGTTGGGCGAAGGGAGCAGGCTTTCGAGGTGCTTGAGGAAAGTTTCGTACGCCATTGCTTCGTCGAATGCCGTCGAAAAGGTCGGTTCGAAGAAGGTGACGACAGCGAAAGGGGTATGCAGTCCCTCACTGACCTCACTCGCCTCACCGTCGGCGGTGATCTGGTAGATCCTGCCACCGAGCATCACCATCTCCCCGTCGAGGTCGTCGAAGGTTCCCAGGCCGAAGTCGCCGTGGCGTTTGACCTCGGTAAAGGGGATGTTCTCTTCGTATAAGCCCTCCACCAGGGCATTGACGGGGGCGCAGAGGTAAAGCGGGTGGGTCGAGGCGGTTCGGTCGGCGGGCATCGTCACTCCTTTTGCGAAGGCTGTTGTCTGTCCTTATCATACCACAGTAGCGGCATGTGTGCCATGAAAATCGACCGTGCTTACCGCCATCGGGCAGGAGAAGCCGATTCTCCCGAAATTCGCGCATTTTCAATGAAATGATGTATATG
Encoded proteins:
- the budA gene encoding acetolactate decarboxylase gives rise to the protein MPADRTASTHPLYLCAPVNALVEGLYEENIPFTEVKRHGDFGLGTFDDLDGEMVMLGGRIYQITADGEASEVSEGLHTPFAVVTFFEPTFSTAFDEAMAYETFLKHLESLLPSPNLFYAIRVTGRFSHVKARSVAKQHNYRPLDEAAHEQHTFDFEDAEGCLAGFFTPAFMASLNVPGLHLHFLTSDRRRGGHLLSCRPETVIVEIQVIHALELSLPMTHDYLTRDFSRDTSAALEEAEK